AACATGACTATTTCACCGAACACAACAGCATACTCGCTGCCGTGGTAATCGTGAAGAAACAACATATATATACTGCAAATGTGAATGGATGGGAGTGTAAGTATACAGTTGGTTGCACAACCATGAAACTGTTAAGAGTAACAGTTGTCTGAATACTTCGAAGCTGTCCAGCTCTGTCCTTTCAGCCATTTTTTGGGTAGCAATATCCCTAGGCTGTTGAGCTTTTTCTGTGTGATCATCATGTTATGTGGGGAAGAGATATTATGGTACTCTCCTttgttagtactccctccgtaaagttctaaaggctcttatatttctttacggaggaagtGTGTATTTTCTCAGATGTATGTGTAAACTTGTGTATGTTATAATTAAGTATCATGCTCTATGTTATTCATAATATGTGCCTGTTGTGTTGGCAGTCTTCTGTATCACCCAGGAAACAAAAAGGGTTTAACAAGTTCAGGCATTTGTACATAAGTGTCACTGTCACGCGAAGTATCAGCAGAAAGTTATTTAGGCCAGTACGAATGGGGTGAATTCAGGTGAGAAGACCAACAGAAACACTGGAGCTGAAGCTGCCGCTTTCCAGTGCAGTGCAGCATACCTTGTTGGTTGTTGCAACCCCACAAATGGCTCCTGTCGCTAGCACCTGTAAGCCAGTGGACTAAGCATTTGTAGTAAGAAGATTAACCGATGTAAAGGTTAAGTGGCATCAGAAAGACATACGTACAATGATTTATTATAACTAGAGCGCACAAATGGCTACGAATTACGATGGTTACAACATCTATCTAtcaggaatatatatatatattccagcTGGTACTTTTAAGCCCATTTCTTTCCTTGCAGCGTGAATATTTCGTTAGACAACGACATATTCACTGCCATGTTAATCGTGAAAGAAGAATATCTCTAGTGAAAATGTGACTAGCCAGAAATATAAGCAAGTCCTATGACATACAGTTGATCGGGTCCAACGACTCTGAAGGCTGCCAAGAGTAACAAGTTAGAGCTTTGACAATGATACCAAATCAGATGGTCAAAACTTTTGACATATTgataccaagttagagcatgcttTGACATTAAAAGGAAATTTgaagaaaggaacataacagattTCTGTGTGACAGATTATATTATGCTGATATATGTACTGCATAAAGAAGACCAAAATGGTGTTTTACTATCGATTTCCGTCTGCTGCTGATACAACAGTACAAGTTCAGAATTGAGGCCACTGCCATCTAAAGTGGCTAAAGAGAACCATCAGAGCCAAAGCATCCTATCCAGCACAGAACACAGAGTTAAATCATATCAGTGCACTCCACTGGATCCTCTGCTAGTTGATCTATAAAATGTAGTGAACTCATCGTATTTGAATCTGGTGTTCTATAAGCAGAAGAATGTGATTCCCAATCCTGATACATGTTGATCTGGTTGCTTTAGTGTGAACCTGAGCTCCATTTGGCCTGCACATATGATGCACATAATTATCGCTCCATTTGGTCATGTTTCCATCCTTTATTGCTTATCTAAAGACGAAATTATCACTCCATGCTGTGTAAAGAGTAGTGTGTTCCCTCTGTTTGATCACTATAGTGATAATGTGGTTAATTAGGTGGGCAATTCAACTTTCCATGTCCTTTTAGCAAAGATATGGGATTGATCATGCTAGCTAGCTTTAAGCAGATTTGAGCATCATATCAGGAATCGCTTTCAGAGGAGTCAATATGCTCTCATCTCTATAATTCAAAATGCAATATAAAGTAGTTATATATCATGATATTTGACAAACCATATACGTTGGCATCTAGAATATATTCTGCTAACCCAAAAGCCGGTAATGATAAGATACTTTGGTAGAGGCCTACAAGCACCAAACACGACCATTAGATCTTGTTCCCTAGGACGTGCACATATAAATAGATGCTGGATGGAAGAAACACTGCAAACCTATAACTGAAGAGACCGAAGTTCAGTAGTGGTAACGCATTAGCAGAGAGCAAGCCTTACATGGCTGCAAGGGCCTTATCTCTGATAGCCAAGAATGACTTGCCTGTGTCTTGTTCCTCCCTCAAGGCTATTGGCCTTGGGGTGTGGTTTCATGGGCAGTCTCCTTGGCTAGCCTGAGTAACTCTTGCCGCCCATGCTAGGCTGTCTCTTTCATAAATCAATGCATGCTGatgttcatgttcatgttcatgttcCATGCATGGAGAAAATTGCTCGGTGTGATCGTGAAGATGTACAAAATGGAGGATACCATCTTCTAACTCGAGGGGCTTTTGTGATGGTATGAAAGATTGTAAAAGAGGAGAAATAAGCCCACTAAGCCTGGTTAGTTGTGCATAGTGTCCTTGTCATTGACAATGACATCTGGCTTTCTGGCTTTACAAAACATCATCATCATAAAATCTAACTTTTGGCCAGCTGATTCCCCAATATGCAGTAGTTTCTTCGTCACTTTTTTTCTAGAATTAGTACAGTTCTGTATTCGTAGGCAGACTAGCAATGCAAAATATGTGAATGCAGGCAGTTCACTGTGCATAATGGCCCTATTTGGGGGTGCTCGGAAATTTACGATTTACGCATAGGAACAGAGGGTGTAACTAATATGTGTTATTCTTTATTTTTCTGTTACATGTGTCCCATGAAAAAGAAGTGGAATATATTTTTTTTAACCGGAGCCTCTCGGCACAATACTTGCTATTTGTTTGGGTTATTGCTTTTGTATTTTGGGTTTTTCAACCGAAGCCAGAAAGGGCACAAACAAATAGGAGGGCCATGTGTAATTTACACGCTTTTTGCTGTTAGGTTTTTCACACACAAGAAAGATTGGGTTTTAGCTCCATGGTAGCTATGAGTGGAGGTCAgaaaagaagaagacgaagaaattTGATTGTACAGTTCACTTCTTCACATATTTGAGTTAGTATAAACAAATGTACAATTAGTCTGTTGTCACCACTAACCAGTATGAGGATtgataaggctttaaagaaaattgatgttacatgcacacaataatcattgCATTACTCTGATGTGGATAGTGGATTATCCATACGGCTGTGCTGTGGGTGTGTAGATGCAGGAAGGATGCATTATGACGTTTCCTGACCAACACAGTGCAGGGAGCTGATCCCTTGAAACATCCATCTGAGCTACTGTCGGCCGAAATAAAGCCTAATTCTACCACTGGAAAAGAGAATATGGAGTTACCGAATAATCTGAACACCACGACAAAGAAGGTTGCTTCAAACAGCAGATAAAAGTGATGATCAAACGGGAAATGCAGAAGAAACTCATGGAAATGATGCGGGGACAACAGGAGAAGCAACTGTTGAAAATGATGAGCCTTAGACGAGGAAGCTAATGCATCATTCGATTTGTTTCGGGATGCAGAAGACCTCCCTCAAGAGTACAGTTATGATTACGATGTATGTTATCTCCCTGAAGAGTGCAGTTAtgattatgatgattatgttgacgATACCACGTGGGGAGACGAGGATTGTACAGAAACAAGAGCATGAGAAAGCGGAAGATTATGTGCACATATATGCTCACATATTGTCGACCCCAGTAAGAGAACCTTTTTCTACATATATTTGATGTTTGTTCTATTAATGTTCTTGAGTTGGTTACTTGGTTTGACATTCTTTCTACAGGTAATTGCAGACATTGACAACAACGGTGTACAAGAAATGGTTGTTGCTGTATCTTGCTTCTTTAGCCACGAGTGCGGCTGCTTTCTCTGCTACTAATGCATTTCGTACGTGTTGCTCATCAGCTCATGACATCGGGATGATGACTTATAAATAAGAATCTCTGAACGTCAGTTTATCTGTGATGTCCTATGTTGCATGCATGTGCGTCATTAATGCTCTCTGAGATTAATTTTCCAAAAATAGGACCCCTTTGTTCTCTCTTACCATGGACTGGTTGGTTGATGATGGTGCTTCGTAGCTAGTCTCAGTTAGATTGTGCATTTGCTTACCTGACTAATTTTATGCTTTGCTTTGATTGTTTTTGTTCTGCTTCATGCTTGTTCCAGTAATGAACCGAAGGTGCTAAAGCAGAAGCTAGGTGTTTGTTTATCTTGCTGTGCTATCTTTTGGATATGATTGAAATGTTTTTTTCTTAATGCAGAACTTTCAGCCACAACATGAGCACTTTCATTATATCTTGCCTGTGTTACCGTGGTGGCGTACCTTTTGCAGTCTAGAAGCTATGATAACGCATAGCATTTAAAAGAGCTAGGAAGGATTGACATAGGGAAATATATTGCAAGCATTATAGTTCTTTTTAACCTTGACACAAAACacgttaaatggacagcagacctcGATTTGAGTATCGAAGACAGGAACTTCTGTGCCCATGCATATTCATCTCCAACTGTGGTTGATTTGGATGGTGATGGAAATTCGGACATCCTTGTTGGAACTTCCTATGGCTTGCTAAGTTCTGCTGTTGACGAATTAGATGACCAGAACTGTTGACACAAGATACCAAGTTAGAACATCATTTGCTACCAAAGCAAAAAATTTGAACAAAGTAACATAACAGATTTCAGTATACCAGGTGTTTTACTTGCAGTTGCTATCTCCTAGTGATACAACAGGACAGGTTCAAAAATGAGACCAACCAATATCAGCAAGAGAGCAAGATAAGGATCATCCAATCCCAAGCATCCTATCCAGCACAGAGCACAGCTGTGTCATATCTGTGCACTCCCCTGGACCCTTTCTGCAGAATGCCTTGATCACATTGGCGAAAACCATAGCATCTAAAGCGACTCCTTTCACTAGCATGTCATCAAACAGACTCAAAGCCTCTCGAACATTTCCGCTCCTAACCAACCAGAAAGCCAGATGCGCTACGGGCTCCGCAGGGTAGCCGCCATCGATGTGCCTGACCAGATTGGCAGCCTCGGTCCTCCTCCCAGACCTAAAGAGGCAATCGACCAGCGTGTTGTATGTGATTGTATCTGGGGTAATCTTCCCTGCGTCAACATCGGAGAACAAGAACCCAAGCTCACCCTCCTTTCCAGCACCGTAGAACTGATGGATCAGAATGTTACAGGTGACGGTGTCCGCCACAAACCCGTTGCAACTGAAGACGAACTTGGCGAGCTCAAACTTGCCGGCTCGGCACAGGGATGAGATCAAGATGTTGTACGTCTGCACATCGGGTGTTATGGGCTTCTTGAGCAGATCGGTGAACAGCCTGAGGGCAATCAGCCACTGCATCTTCTTGGAGAAATGTTCCATGACCGTGTTGTACGTCACGACGTCGACCTCGAAGCCCAGCTCTTCGCAGCGCTCCATCACCTCCTTGGCAACCCACATATCTACATCCTTGGCGGCGTAATCCAGCAGTATGTTGAGGCCGACCACGGTGAGCTGTAGCCCCTTGGCGACCATGATGTCCAGCTGCCTGAACGCGTCCTCGATGTACCCAGCCCGGCAGAGCCCGGCAACGTAGGTGCTGTAGGTCACCGCGTCCGGCACCCACCAGTTCCAGACGCTGTCGTTGATAACCCTCTGCACGGCATGGAAGTCCCCGACCCTGCACAGCCCGTGGATGTAGATGTTGTAGATGACGACGTCGGGGTTGCACCCGGAGCGGCCCCCGGAGGCGCGCATGAAGGCGATGAGCGCCTCGGcggccgggatgtcggcggcgtcgCAGTGGGCCTGGAGTATCGGCGAGTAGACGTGCGGGGGGAGCGGGTACCCGAGCTCGCGCATTTCGTCGAGCAGCTGGAGCGCGTCCGGGAGCTGGCCCGCGCGGCAGAAGGAGAAGATGAGGTCGGCGTAGTCGACGGCGCTGGGGCGGACGCCGAGGCCGGACATCCAGTGCAGCACGGagaggccggcggcggggaggccgAGGTGGGTGGAGTAGACGTGGAGGAGGAGCGAGTAGGCGCGGCGGTCGGGCGCCACGCCGTGCGCGAGCATGTCGTCGAAGAGCGCCGTGGCGTCGGCGGCGCGGCCGGCCTTGGCGAGCGCCGACATGGCGGAGACGTAGGAGGCGGCCGTGGGCGCGCAGGCCGCGGGCAAGCCGTGGCGCATGCGGCGGAGCACGCGGAGCGCCGACTCGCCGTCCCCGTCCCGCGCCAGGGCCGCCAGCAGGCGGTTGTAGTCGTCCAGGGTGTGCgccggggaggagggggaggagttggtggtggcggcggtggagtgggtgTGGGTGCGGGGGACGAGGCGCCCGAGCGTGCgcaccgccgcgcgcgccgccgcggcGGCCGCCGGCCACGCGCCGGCTGTCATGGAGGAGAGTCGGCGGCGGCAGGGTGGTGCCTGAGCGCGGAAGGGCAGGCGGGCTTGAAAGGCGGCGGCTTTGTGGCTGTGgagcggcggcgatggcgatctgATGAAGCCGCAGGCCGCATGGGCTGGCTGGCGAGGCTGACGGTGAGATCCAAGCGGCTATGTCAATGCCACTGCACAAGTTCAGCTAGTTCAGTAATACTACTGCTAGTTTTGTTCCCGATTAAAACGATTTATTTTCTTCATTCACAGGTTAATTTTGGCACATTCAGGCAGTAACATGATGTCAATGTATTTGCTGTGGAGAAAGGATTATGGTGTAAATTTAACTAGAAAAATCTAGTATCAAATAGGCTGAAAACCCCGCGCCATCTTTATCTCAAAATGACCATATATAAAACACAAAGGACCCGGATATCAAGCTAACGTCAGATTTTTAGTCATTGGCAAAACGAACGTttttttatggcaagtttagttgGCGAGCATGGCAAATCCTCCCCGGTTCATATTTTGCCTGGAAATTGCCGTGCTTGCAAACTGAATTTGCCATCCTCGCGCCAATATAAATTGCCCAAATTTCTGACGTCGAATTTTTAGCCATTCCAAAACACAAAGGTCAATGATAATGTTCCTACCGTATCCAACAGGGATCTCAAAGTTGAAGTACAAGCTTGTGGAGCCTAAACAAAGGGAAACCTCAAAAACAAAAGGGGTGGACAAGGGAATCATCATCATGAAGCCTGTGTTCAGAACTCAAAACAAAGGGGGCGAAATGAAGCAAACTGCATTGGTCTTTCAACAATGAACAATGGCTGACACAGTTCAGTTACACCGCGCAGGGCACCCAAGGCCCAACAACATGTCGCAAACTAACAACGTATAAGCGCAAAAAATTGAAGGGTATGTGAAATCAGCAGAAGTTAGCATTCTGTACTAACGTAGCAAATCAGCGGGTATTGTGTCAAATCCTGATGCAAAGTCACCACGAGCAGCTACAGCATCCCAGCGCAGATCATCGAACGGTTTCGTGCATTCGAATTGGTTCAATGCTGACCTAAGACTAGTGACCTACAGATATCTAGTGTGCTGGAACTTTGTTTAGACGCTGCCCCGTGTCCTATGAGATGATGCGTTAGTCGTCCTTCTGGCAGACATCATGACAGGTCCCGGACAGCAGCCTCGCAGATTTTCCACGATCGGTCATCCTGCCTCCTCAGCGTGTACTGAACTTCATAGGTACTGCAGGTATAACAGAACAAACCATCAGTACCATTTTATTTTGGAGCAGAATGAAAGAGTGATAGACAGAAATGGCATGTTCTCAAGTACCTGTAATAACTGGGCTTCTTGGGCTGGGAGTCATCAACGAGCTCAGCAGCTTCCTCGAGAACAGCATCGATTTCCGCCACTTCACCATCACCAGCCTCATCCAGCAGGATCTCGGCTCGGACAACAGAGAGATTCAGCAGAACAAATCTCCAGTAGCAGGACTGATCCTTTGCTGATAAAGCCAAGTCCTGCCACTGCTCGACAAGAGGGTATTTGATTTGATTATGCACAGCATACACAATCATGCATGAACTCCATATGCTACTTGATAAAAGCAACTTACCTTTGAGAGCATCGAACCATCGAGGACCTCGGAGAGCATATCAATTTCATAGTCAGGGCCAAGAGCTTCGGACTTGATATCTTGCCACTGCTTCACAAGCGCTTCTGCTTCTTGAAGAGACATCCTTTCCTTGCGAGCTATAGCAGCCACATCACTAGAACCAGGAGACAGATCACTTCTTTCACTTCTCGAATGGAGCCTGTTGTTCAACCAAAGCATTTTTGACAGCTTCTCAAACTGTTCCCTAACTCTGATACTGATGAAAGAACCGTCTGATGTAGATGCTTCATTCAGAGAAGATGTGGCTGCAGATTCTCTAGTTGAGGGGGCAGGTTTTGTGTTACCAAACTGAAACCTGAGCAGTTTTAATGTACCAAATAGGGCAACCCCCAGGACTGCAGTGTAAGCGATTTTTCCTATAACATCCCCAGTCAGGCCCCACGATTCCAAGGTTCTTACAGGATGGGATCCAGGATTGCGCTTCAGAGGAACAGATGTTGTACTTAAACCATTTACTGGCCTATCCGTTGATGAATGGCCTTGGCCCCCCAGGGTGGTTGGTGCAAGCTGCTTTACAGCTTCCCCGAGATGGCTGGTAGAATTTAATCTTGGATTCTGCTGCCCTGAAGTTCTGTTGCATGTGTTGGCACTAGGAGACGTCTGAGAGCTCAAAAGGACCCTTCTCGTGGCTCCCAGTTTCTGCTTGGAAGTGCTAATGAGGCGCTTAGGAGCAGCAAAGAAGTTGGCCTGTCATAAGATGACATTGATAGTTAACTTAATCCACAGAGAATG
This region of Triticum aestivum cultivar Chinese Spring chromosome 2D, IWGSC CS RefSeq v2.1, whole genome shotgun sequence genomic DNA includes:
- the LOC123055192 gene encoding pentatricopeptide repeat-containing protein At3g09060 isoform X2 translates to MTAGAWPAAAAAARAAVRTLGRLVPRTHTHSTAATTNSSPSSPAHTLDDYNRLLAALARDGDGESALRVLRRMRHGLPAACAPTAASYVSAMSALAKAGRAADATALFDDMLAHGVAPDRRAYSLLLHVYSTHLGLPAAGLSVLHWMSGLGVRPSAVDYADLIFSFCRAGQLPDALQLLDEMRELGYPLPPHVYSPILQAHCDAADIPAAEALIAFMRASGGRSGCNPDVVIYNIYIHGLCRVGDFHAVQRVINDSVWNWWVPDAVTYSTYVAGLCRAGYIEDAFRQLDIMVAKGLQLTVVGLNILLDYAAKDVDMWVAKEVMERCEELGFEVDVVTYNTVMEHFSKKMQWLIALRLFTDLLKKPITPDVQTYNILISSLCRAGKFELAKFVFSCNGFVADTVTCNILIHQFYGAGKEGELGFLFSDVDAGKITPDTITYNTLVDCLFRSGRRTEAANLVRHIDGGYPAEPVAHLAFWLVRSGNVREALSLFDDMLVKGVALDAMVFANVIKAFCRKGPGECTDMTQLCSVLDRMLGIG
- the LOC123055192 gene encoding pentatricopeptide repeat-containing protein At3g09060 isoform X1, translated to MTAGAWPAAAAAARAAVRTLGRLVPRTHTHSTAATTNSSPSSPAHTLDDYNRLLAALARDGDGESALRVLRRMRHGLPAACAPTAASYVSAMSALAKAGRAADATALFDDMLAHGVAPDRRAYSLLLHVYSTHLGLPAAGLSVLHWMSGLGVRPSAVDYADLIFSFCRAGQLPDALQLLDEMRELGYPLPPHVYSPILQAHCDAADIPAAEALIAFMRASGGRSGCNPDVVIYNIYIHGLCRVGDFHAVQRVINDSVWNWWVPDAVTYSTYVAGLCRAGYIEDAFRQLDIMVAKGLQLTVVGLNILLDYAAKDVDMWVAKEVMERCEELGFEVDVVTYNTVMEHFSKKMQWLIALRLFTDLLKKPITPDVQTYNILISSLCRAGKFELAKFVFSCNGFVADTVTCNILIHQFYGAGKEGELGFLFSDVDAGKITPDTITYNTLVDCLFRSGRRTEAANLVRHIDGGYPAEPVAHLAFWLVRSGNVREALSLFDDMLVKGVALDAMVFANVIKAFCRKGPGECTDMTQLCSVLDRMLGIG